GCACCGCTGTATGCCAAGTACATTGCCAAGAGCGATCCCTTTCAGTCGAATCTGAACGGTACTTTCGTACTTGATGGCAAGACGGTTTCGGTAATGCAGCCTTCGACGACTGGCTTAGGTCTGGGGGTGACGCCGATTGGCCCGACGTGGCGCCTGGGGCCCTATATGCTGGGCGCCGACTCTCAGGGGCGTGATGTCGCGGCTAGGTTGTTATACGGCGGTCTCAACTCGCTGCTGATCGGCACCATGTCGACCATTCTATGCCTGTTTCTGGCGACGCTATTGGGAACTTTCTCAGGTTTTTTCGGCGGAGTGGTCGACATGGTCGTTTCACGTCTGCTTGACGTGTTGTGGGCGTTCCCGATTTTCTTTTTGGCGATTTCCCTATCCATCGTTTTGATCAACAAGAGCATCACTCTCGGTCCGATTACGATCAATTCCGGCAGTTTATGGCTCCCGATCTTTATCGTTGGCATCGTTTATGTGCCCTATGTCGCGCGACCGATCCGTGGGCAGGTGTTATCGCTTAAACAGAGCGAGTTTGTCTTGGCCGCGGTTGGTTTAGGGGTTCCCGCGCATCGTATTTTATTACGCGACATTTTGCCTAACGTGAGCACGACGATCATCGTTTTCGTACCTTTGATGATGGCGCTATGTATCCTGACCGAGTCGGCGTTGTCCTATCTTTCTATCGGCGTACAACCGCCGGCGGCGAGTTGGGGCACCATCATCCAGGACGGGCAGGGCTTGTTGTATACGCGCCCATTGGTGGCCGTGGCGCCAGGAGTGGCCATCGCTTTGACGGTGCTGGCGCTCAATGTGCTCGGCGACGGTGTGCGCGACGCGCTCGACCCACGATCAAAAGTTCGTATTCGAGCGAGTTGATATGGTTAGTCTCGTGCTCCGTCGCTTGGCTCATATGGCGTTCGTCATGTTTGGTATTAGCGTCATCGTATTCCTCATTTTTTTCGCGACACCGGGTTCCGATCCGGCTGCGCGGATTGCGGGGCGCAATGCCTCCCCCGCCACGCTGGCAGCGGTCAGGGCCAGTTTTGGTTTAGATAAACCGCTGCCGGTGCAGTATGCGATTTTAATGAAGAAGTTGTTCATCACCCGCGACCTGACCTCATTCGTCAATCGTGGGCAGGAGGTAATTCCAGAGGTCATGCAGGCGGCACCGGTAACGCTTTCATTGGTGACCGGTGCGGCGATCATCTGGTTGGCGTTCGGTGTGCTGATTGGCGTTCTGTCGGCGGCCGTTCGTGGCAGTATCGTCGATCGGGTGTTGATGGCCCTAGGACTCATCGGTATTTCAATGCCGGTATATTGGCTCGGCGAGATTATGAATTTGCTCACGCAGAGCCGTTTGCATGACACCGTGATGTTTTCTTGGGTTCCGGCGCTCGGCTATCACTCCTTCAGCCGGGATCCGTTGACCTGGTTTCAGGGGCTGGTTATTCCATGGTGCACTCTGGCGGTGATGTACATCGGTCTATATGGGCGAGTGTTGCGCGCGAATTTGGTAGAGACGATGCAAGAGGATTACATCCGCACCGCGCGCGCCAAAGGGCTGAGCGAAACGCGCGTCCTGTTACGGCACGCTTTACGCACATCGCTGATTACGCTGGTTACTTTGTTCGGGCTTGATTTCGGCGCATTGGTCGGTGGCGCAGCCGTATTGACCGAGGTCGTGTTCGATCTGCCCGGATTGGGCAAACTGACTTATGACGCGCTGCAGAACCTGGATCTGCCAGTCATCATGGCAACGGTGTTGTATGGCTCGTTCTTTGTGGTGGCGGCCAATGCTGTCGTTGACCTGCTCTACGCGCTGCTTGACCCGAGGGTGCGAAGTGACGACTGATTCGGCCGAAGTGTTGTTGAGCGTACGCGATCTGTGCGTTTCTTTTTATACCGAGGATGGATTGGTTCGAGCAGTGGACCGGGTGTCCTTCGAAGTCCACAGCGATGAAATTCTCGGCGTCGTTGGTGAATCGGGTTCCGGAAAATCGTTATCCGTGATGAGTATCGTGGGACTCATCAGCGATCCGAACGTGGTCATCGAAGGATCAGTGAATTACAAGGGACGGGAGTTGATCGGCATGTCGCAAGCCGATCTGCGCCCGCTGCGCGGGCGCGAAATCGCAGTCATTTTCCAGGATCCGATGACGGCGCTGACTCCCGTATACACCGTCGGTTGGCAGATCGCCGAGCAGATCCGTGCCCATGAAAGAATATCGCGTCGTGGCGCACGCAAGCGTGCGGCGGAAATGCTCGACGCAGTCGGTATTCCCCAGCCCGACGTGATGGTGGATCGCTACCCACACCAGCTCTCCGGCGGTATGCGCCAGCGTGCGATGATCGCCATGGCATTATCTTGTCAACCCTCGCTCTTGATCGCTGATGAACCGACTACTGCGTTAGACGTTACAGTTCAAGCACAAATTCTGGAGCTTGTACATAGACTCAAGAGCGAGTTCGGTTCGTCCGTGATCTTGATTACTCACGACATGGGCGTGGTTGCCGAGACGGCCGATCGCGTGTTGGTGATGTATGCCGGCCGTGTTGCGGAATATGGCACTACGCGTGAATTATTCACCGCGCCGCGTCATCCCTACACCTGGGGACTGTACGACTCGATTCCTCCGCTCGAAGGGGCTCGTCCCAACCGTTTGGCGTCGATTCCCGGAAGTCCGCCGGCATTGACCAACCGGCCTGAGGGTTGCGCTTTTGCGCCGCGTTGCACCTATCGTTTCGAGGCTTGCGAACGTCTGCCGACACTTACTGGCAACGCCGCACATGTGGCGGCGTGTTTTCTGCCGCCTGGGCGGCGGCGCGCGGGTGCCACTCAACCCGACCGGAAAGCTTCTGTATGAGCGCTGCGATGAACGAAACGCCGCTGCTTGAGGCGCGTGGCCTGAGCAAACACTTCAGCGTGGGGCGCGGCAATCTGTTTGGAAAACCCCAACGTCGGGTGACCGCAGTCGATAGCGTTTGGCTGCATGTCTATCCGGGCGAAACGTTGGGGCTGGTTGGGGAGTCGGGTTGCGGCAAATCCACTCTGGGTAGATGTCTGGTGCGGCTCTATCAGCCCAGCGAAGGTGAACTGTGGTTCGAAGGCAAAGAAATTTCCGGTTCAAGCATGCGCGCGTTGAAACCCCTGCGACCGCGCTTGCAGATGGTGTTTCAGGACCCGTCCGCCTCTCTCAACCCGCGCCGCCGCATCGGCGATCTGGTGGCAGAGCCTTTGCGTGTGCATACGACGCAGAGCCGTGCCGAGATTGTGGAGCGAGTCAGGGAGTTACTGCACATTGTCGGCCTGCAGCCGGATCACTACTACCGTTTCCCGCACGAATTTTCAGGGGGCCAACGTCAGCGCATTGGTATCGCGCGTGCTCTGGCACTGAACCCTCGCCTGGTGGTCGCTGACGAGCCGGTGTCGGCCCTCGATGTTTCGATCCAGGCCCAGATCGTCAACCTGTTTGCGGATCTGCAGGAAGAATTAGGTCTGACTTATGTTTTTATCGCCCACGATCTCAGTGTTGTGCGGCAGGTGTCGACGCGAACTGCCGTGATGTATCTTGGTTCCATCGCTGAGATTGGGCCGACCGATGAACTATATGCAAAACCCGCACATCCATATACCCAGGCATTGATCTCGGCTGTACCTGTACCGGAACTCGATAGCGCACGGCGCGCGCAACGTATTCTGCTCAAGGGCGATCTTCCCAGTCCGATGAACCCGCCCTCCGGCTGCCTATTCCAGACGCGGTGCCCTCAGGTGCAAGCGCGTTGCCGTGAGGAGCGCCCTAAGTTGCAGGCACTGGGTGGTGACCGCTCGGTGGCATGTCATTTCCCTCTCGCGTAGTGCTTGACGTAGGTGCGTCCTGCCTTAGCTGGTACTACTCGGGAATGAACGAAAGCGTCGTCTGATCGAGTTTGGCCTTGGAGCCGTAGACCCACGGCTGGTTGCGTGCGCCGTGGCCGAACTGCAAGCCGTGTACGACCGGGATGTCTAGGGGGGCGAGCAGATCCGATAGAATGTTTTGCAGCGTGTAGTTCGCCTCGTCCGGAACCGGGCAACGAGTGAACTCGCCGAAGCCGACGGCACGGACGTTTTCGAATGCGCCGGATAGAATCAGTTGGGTGATGCTGCGGTCGATGCGGTACGCGGGCTCGTCGATATCTTCCAGCAGCAGGATGGCGTCTTTGGGGCGAATTCCCCACGGTGTTCCGAGCAAGCTGGCCAGGACGGTAAGGTTTCCGCCAACGACCGTGCCGTAGATCGGTGCGGATGGCGCGCGGTCAACCGATGTGCCTTGTAGAGCGTCCGCATGGCGGCCGGCAAGTTGGCCACGAATCCAATCCCGCGTTTGCTCATCGACATCGGTCGCGAGCTTTTCGACCATTGGCCCATGTATCAGTTTAGAGTTGTTCGGACTCTGATGCAGAGCCGCCAGTAAGGCCGTGGCATCGGAATATCCGATGACGAGTTTGTCTAAAAAACGCTCGAACGGTAGATGTGGGAGGCCATGGGCTTGCCCGTAGCCACCGCGTGCCATCCATACGACGTCGACTTCAGGCGCCGTCATCGCCCATATCAGGTCTTCTACGCGTTCGGCGGGTGTGCCCGCGTTGTAATGATTGCGTGCGAAGACATGACGTCCGAATACAATTTGATGGTTCCAGCTTTTCACCAGTTCGGCACCGGCGTGCAAGGACTCGGTATCCGGAATTCCGGAAGGGGCGACGATGGCAATCGTCAAAGTTCTTTCATCCATGATCACTACTGTCCGGACATTTTCAAAGCGTGAACCGCTCAGCTGCTGATTAGGCCAAGGCTAAAGAGATTCATGGATGTCGCCGGCTTGAATATGCGCGAAGCTTTCGACTTTGACCAGAGAATTTGCGATGCATTCTGGGAAACTGGTGTCCGCCCAATTGATGGGGCACAGGCCGTTGCACACCTGTCGGCGCTGCGTGGCTCGGTATTCTGCGCTCAAGTACTCGCATCTAGTTCAATTCCTGTGTATGGCTTTCGCCCAGCCCCATTCAGGGAATGCTGGCGCGACATCAATCCCATCGAGCAGGTCTGGAACCATGCCAAGCAGCACCAGGTCGCAAAGCAGGTTATCGTTGGACCTGATCACCTCAAGCGCCTTGTCCTGTCGGCACTCCATTGCATTCAAAAGTCCACCGCAATCATCAAGGGCTTCTTCCGACATCCTGACTACGCCTATGCCATGCCATCAACATAACGCAGACTATTCTGCACTCCTTAGTAACATAGAATTTAGTATTGTGTCCTTAATTGACCTCATAGGAGAAATTGATGAAACACCAGTATCTCAAAAGCCAGCCCAATGAAGAGGGGTATTTTGGGGAATATGGCGGAGCCTTTTTGCCGCCGCAGCTTGTCGAGGAGTTTAAGCGCATCACAGAAGCCTACATGAAGCTGCGAAAGTCCCACGATTTTCTCAACGAACTGCGCCGCATCCGCAAGCATTACCAGGGGCGTCCCACCCCGGTCTATCACGCCAAGCGCCTCAGTGATGCCGTGGGCGGTGCGCAGCTTTACTTCAAACGCGAAGATCTCAACCATACCGGCGCCCATAAGCTCAACCACTGTATGGCCGAGGCCCTGCTAGCCAAATATATGGGCAAGACTAAGCTCATCGCCGAGACTGGCGCTGGGCAGCATGGCGTGGCCCTGGCGACGGCGGCAGCCTATTTCGGTCTGGAGTGCGAAATTCACATGGGAGAGGTGGATATTGCAAAGGAGCACCCCAACGTGGTGCGAATGAAGATTCTGGGGGCTGAGGTGGTACCTGCCAGCCACGGACTACGCACCCTCAAGGAGGCGGTAGACTCCGCCTTCGAATCCTACGTCAATCAGCTGGATACCGCCCTCTACGCCATCGGTTCTGTGGTGGAACCCCACCCTTTTCCCCTGATGGTGCGGGATTTTCAGAGCGTGGTAGGGATTGAAGCGAGGGATCAGTATCAGGAGATGACCGACGGAGAGTTGCCTGATTATGTCGTGGCATGTGTAGGAGGAGGCTCCAACTCCATGGGGCTTTTCAGTGGTTTTATCGATGATCCGATAGATCTCTATGCCGTGGAGCCTCTAGGCAAGAGCACTCGCTTGGGAGATCATGCCGCCACGCTGGGATATGGCAAAACCGGAGTGCTGCACGGCTTCAAATCGCTTCTGCTTCAAGATGAAAAAGGGGAACCAGCTCCTGTCCACTCCGTCGCTAGCGGACTTGACTATCCAGGCGTGGGGCCGGAGCAGGCCTATCTCCACGGTATCGGCCGGATCCATGTGGCCGGAGCCACCGACGAGGAGACCATCGACGCTTTTTACGCCATCAGCCAGTACGAGGGGATTATCCCCGCCCTTGAGAGTGCTCATGCAATTGCCTACGCCATGAAGCTGGCCCGCAAGCACCCTAATGACGCCATTCTGGTCAACCTTTCGGGCCGGGGGGACAAGGATATCGATTATGTAGTGGAGAGCTTCGGTGTGAGAGAGTGGACACCTGAGAAACTGGAGATGGGTGACTAGCCCGAATATTTCACGAGAAAGGTATCGGTACGGAGTGAATTTCCTTTGAATTAATTGGGATTCTGATGCGCTCTACTCAACATAGAATTCAGTCCTGTGTACTCTTATTGCCATTGGCAACCGAAGCCTTTCATCTGGCCGGCAAGTGCTAAAGACATTTTCCAGAAAGTTCAAAGCAGAATGACGCACTACGCCAGGAGTCTGTCGGACTTGGAGGATCGAAGCGAGGCGAGAGGGGAATGGAGGCCAGTTTCCCGCTCTTTTGAGGACGAGTGGTTCTATTCGACGAAAAAGAGTGGGGTGTGGGCCCATTATCCCATCGCCGTAGCCGATTCTTTCCAAGTCCGACAGGCTCCTAGGGCGGCGTACCTTTCGTTTGCTGGCGGTGCATCTGGATTAGCTTGACGTATTTTACGAAGCTGTTGAAGCAACCGATCAGGATGTGGACCAGACCGGGCAGGCCATCGAGGAAGCCCAGTCGGATTACATAAAATTTGATGAAGCGCACGAGCGGGCTGAGTAGCAGTTTCGCCACGCCGGCGCGCTTGCCTTGCGCGAACAACGCCGCAGCCTGCAGATCGGTGTAACGGTTCTGTTTGTCGAGATATGCGCCTACGCTCGTTTCGGATTCGTGCAGGAGGTCGCCGTGCAGGGTGATCAGTGGCGTTTCGTCGGTGAGCACGGTCTCGTGTACGTCGTCGTCGCTCCACTGCGCATGGGCGCGGTGGAAGAGGCGCACCACGTAATCCGGATAGCCTTCACCGTGGCGCAGCCAGCGGCCGAGGAAGCGGTTGCGACGGGTCAGCCGGCAGGCCTTGGCGCGGTCATGGGTGAGAGCTTCTTCGATGCTCGCGCGCAACTCGGGGGTGAGCCGTTCGTCGGCGTCGATGCACAGCACCCAGTCGTGCGCCGCCTGCTCGACGGCATAGTGTTTTTGCGGGCCGTAGCCCAGCCAGGGCTGATGAATCACGCGTGCGCCGTAGCGTTCGGCAATGGCCACGGTGTCATCGGTGCTGCCGGAGTCGACGACCAGAATTTCGTCGGCAAAGCGCAGGGTGTCGAGGCAGGCGGGCAGACGTGCTGCTTCGTTGAGCGTCACCAGGACGGCGGAGCAGGCTTCACGCGCCATGCGCGGCCTCCTGACGTGTGCGCAGCAGCCGCTCAAGGGCTTCCCAGACGCGGTCGGGCGGGAGCGTGCCGAAACAGGCCGGCCAGACGTGCGCGGGGCCGCGGTAACGGCAGGTTCGGCGCATGCAGGGCGCGCAGGCGAACTGCGCGGTCAGATGCACTTGCCCGGGGCCGAATGTGCCGGTGCGGTCGGGGCGGGTCGGGCCGTAGAGGGTCACTGCGGGCACGTGCAGTGCGGCGGCCAGATGGGCCAGACCGGTATCCACGCCGACGACGGCGCGTGCGGTGTCGAGCACGCCGGCCAGTTGGCCGAGGCTCAGTCGCGGCAGTACGGTGCACAGGTTCGCGTCGCCCGCGGCCGCAATGCGTTCGGCGCGTGCGCGTTCTGTCGCATCGCCCCAGGGCAGCAGGACGCGCAGACCCGCGTGCGTGGCCTGTTTCGCCAGGATCTGCCAATGGGTTTCCGGCCAGTGTTTGGTCGCCCAGGTGGTGCCATGCAGGAACAGCAGGTCGCCGCGCTGTTGCGCCGGTGGCAGGCGATCATGCGCGATGCCGTAATCGGCGGGCGTGTCGGGCGGCGCGTAGCCGAGCGCGGCGGCGAATAGCTGGCGCAGGCGCGGCACGGCATGCTGGGCCTTGTCGACCGTCACACGATGGTCGTAGGCGAGGGCGGCCAGCGGCTCGCGCGCGGACTGCCGGTCGAGCCCCCAGCGCGGGCCCCGCGCCAAACGCGCGACGGCGGCGCTTTTGAGCAGGCCCTGTGCGTCGAGCACCCGATCATAGGGTTGTTCGCGCAGGCGCTGGCGGAAGGTCTGCCGCTCCGCGCGAGACGCGCGCCAGCCACGGCGCCAGCGGCGCAGGGCAATGGGCAGGACGGTGCCGACGGCGGGGTGCCATGCCGGAATTTCGGCCAGGCTTTCCTCGACCACCCAGTCGATGCTCAGCGCTGGCAGCGCGTGGTAGGCATCGGTCACCGCTGGCAGGGTGTGGACGACATCGCCGAGCGAGGACATTTTCACCAGCAGCACACGCATCAGGCGGCTTGTCCATGCCGCATGGCGGCGGCCCGAGTCATGCGGTCGCGTCCAGCAAACTGTCGAGCGCACGCACGATCCGGTCCGGGTGCAGCCCGTGCAGGCAGTCGAGGTGTTTGAGCGGACATTCGCGCTGAAAGCAGGGGCTGCAGGCCAGACCGAGCCGTTCGATGCGCGCGGTGGGTGACAGTGGCGGCGTGAAGCCTGGATCGGACGAGCCATAAACGGCCACCAGCGGGCGATCGAGCGCGGCGGCCACATGCATGAGTCCGGAGTCGTTGCTGACCACGGCCGCGGTCTGCGCCATCAGGTCGATAGCTTCGCCGAGCGTGGTGCGCCCGGCCAGGTTGGTACAGTCCGGTCCGGCATCGCGGCAGACCGCCTCGGCCACCTCGAAATCGTTCTGTGAGCCGAACACCCATATCTGCCAGCCCCGGCTGCGGTAGTAACGCGCCACGGCAGCGTAATGCGCCGATGGCCAGCGTTTGGCCGGGCCGAACTCTGCGCCGGGGCATAGCCCGAGCGCCGGGCGCGGGTCTTCCAGGCCGAGGCGTGCGCGTGCGACGCGTCCGGCCTGCGGATCGGTGCGCAGTTGCGGGCGTGGGCAGTCTTCCAACGCGGGCAGGTGGTTTTTGGGCATCGCCAGGGCGACGAAGCGCTGCACGGTGCGTGGCAGGCGGGCCTTGTCGAGGCGGCGCAGGTCGTTGAGCAGGCCGTAGCGCTGTTCGCCGCGAAACCCGGTGCGGCGGGGGATGCGCGCGAACCAGGGGATCAGTGCGGATTTGAGTGAATTGGGCAGGACGATGGCCTGCGCATAGTGGTGCGCGCGCAGTTCGCGCGCGATCCGGCGGCGGGCTTTCAGATCCAGTTCGCCGTGTCCGATCGGCAGATCGAGTGCGGCATGTACTTCGGGCATGCGGGCGAGCAGCGGCGCGGTCCAGGCCGGTGCCAGCACATCGATTTCCAGCCCGGGGTTACGCTCGCGCAAGGCCATGAACAGGCTTTGCGCCATGATCATGTCGCCGACCCAGGACGGGCCGACGATCAGGCACCTGGTGTGCGCCACGCTCAACGCCGGTCGGCCATGCCGCATTGCGTGGCGGTGGCGTTCATGCGTCGTGCAGCACGTACTCGGTGCCGCAATAGGGGCAGCGCATGCGCCGCGTGCCGTCCGCTTGCACGGGGGCTTCGTTGATCGGCAGATAGACCCTGGGGTGTGAGTTCCACAGGGCACTGCCCGGCATCGGGCAATGCAAGGGCAGGTCAGCGGCCTTGAGTTCGACGCGCGTGGCAGCGTTCGATTGGACCTCGCTTTGCGGATTGGACATGTGCAAACCTCTGTGGGCGGGCGTTTGTATGTAGGCGTGTTGCCCGGTGGCGCAGTCTATCGCCGCAGGCGCGCCAAAGCCAAAACCCGCTCGCGAATGACGCGCGAGCGGGTAACGATCACACGTAGGCCAGCCACTGCGGGTGGCCGTCCAGGCGCCCGTGCACCAGGTCGAAATAGCGCGTCTGAAGCTGTTCGGTGATCGGGCCGCGTGCGCCGCTGCCGATTGTCCGGCCGTCGACTTCGCGGATCGGCGTCACCTCGGCGGCCGTGCCGGTGAAGAAGGCTTCGTCGGCGAGGTAGACTTCGTCGCGGGTGATGCGCTTTTCCCGCACCGGGATGCCCAGTTCGTCGGCCAGACTGAACACGGTGCGGCGGGTGATGCCGTCCAGCGCGGAGGTCAGATCCGGGGTGTAGAGCGTGCCATCGTGGACGATGAACACGTTCTCGCCGCTACCTTCGGCGACGTAGCCCTCGGTGTCGAGCAGCAGGGCTTCGTCGAAGCCGCAGGCAGTGGCATCCTGCACCGCCAGCATGGAGTTCATGTAGCTGCCATTGGACTTGGCGCGGCACATGGTGACGTTGACGTGGTGGCGTGCGAAGGAGGATACCTTCACGCGGATGCCGCGCTCCATGTTCTCTTTGCCGAGGTAGGAACCCCATTCCCAGGCGGCGACGATGCAATGTACCTTCAGGCTGTCGGCATGCAGCCCCATGCTTTCCGAGCCATAGAAGCACATCGGGCGGATGTAGGCGCTGGACAGTGCGTTTTCGCGCACGACGTCGAGCTGCGCCTGGCGCATCGTATCGTGGGAAAACGGAATGTTCATGCCGAGGATTTTCGCCGAGTTGAACAGGCGACGGGTGTGCTCGTCGAGGCGGAAAATCGCCGCGCCACGGTCCGTCGCATAGGCGCGCACGCCTTCGAATACGCCCATGCCGTAATGCAGGGTGTGGGTCAGCACATGCACCTTGGCTTCGCGCCAGGGCACCAGTTCTCCGTCCAGCCAGATCAGGCCATCGCGGTCATCCATCGACATTTTCAAAGTCTCCAAAGCTAAATTAATGTCAGTCAGTCGTTATCATCGAGGTGCTGCCGCCACAGGCGGCCGATCTCGTTGCGTAGCGTCGCATAGTCGGCGGCGTCGACCACGGCCGGCTCGGCCTGCAAGGTCAGCGCGTGGATATGATCGCGAAGCGTGCGAAACGCATCCGCCAGAAACGCCGCTTCGCCGGCGCCCAGCAGACCGGCGGATGACAGCGTGTCGAGAATACGGATGTTGTCCGTGTACCGCAGCAGTTCAGGATGTGCGTGCGCGTGCGCAAGAACGCTATATTGCACCAGAAATTCGATATCCGCGATACCGCCGGGATCCTTCTTCAGGTCGAAGCGTTGTGGATCGGCACTGCCCAGCTCGCGCCACATGCGCTCGCGCATCTCGCGCACTTCGCGGCGCAGCGCGGGCAGATCGCGCGCGCGCGCCAGGGTGGCGGCGCGTACCGCGCCAAACGCATCGCCCACGCCGGGCGTGCCGGCGATGAAGCGTGCGCGCACCAGCGCCTGATGTTCCCAGGTCCAGGCCTGGGTCTGCTGATAGGTTGCGTAGGCCTGTAGCGAGCTGACCAGCAGCCCGGCCGCGCCGCTCGGACGCAGGCGCATGTCCACTTCGTAGAGCAGGCCGGCCGGCGTGTAGGCCGTCAGCATGTGTACGATGCGCTGCGCAAGTCGGGCGAAGAAGACCGCCGCGTCCAGCGGGCGCTCGCCGTCCGTGCTCATGCTGCCCGCGTCGCTGTGGTAGAGAAACACCACGTCGAGGTCGGAGCCGTAGCCCAGTTCGATGCCGCCGAGCTTGCCGTAGCCGACGATGCCGAATCCGGCGGCATCTCCATTGTGCAAACGCGGTTCGCCGTGGCGGGCCGCGAGAGAGTCGCGCGCCACGCACACGACGCGTTCCAGAATCACTTCGGCGATCCAGGTCAACTGATCACTGACGCGCATCAGGGGTAGCACACCCGTCACGTCGGCCGCTGCCACGCGCAGCACCTGGGTTTCCTTGAATTGCCGCAGGCGATCCATCACGCCTTCGAGATCGTCCGGCTCGATATCGCGCAATGCGTCCGCCAGTTCGTCCGCCAATGCGGCACGATCCGGCGGTGTGTATAGACTGCGTGGATCGAGCAGTTCGTCCAGCAGCAGCGGCAGTCGGCCCAGTTGCCGCGCGATCCAGGGACTGGCTGCACAGAGTTTGACGAGTTGCGACAGCGCCAGCGGGCTTTCCACCAGCAAGGCCAGGTAGACCGACCGTCTGGCGATCGTCTGAATCACGCCGAGGACGCGTTCGAGGACGGCCTCGGGCCGCGCTTGCGCGGCCACAGCTCGCACCAGAAGCGGAATCAGATGGTCGAGACGCGCCCGACCGGTTTCGCTCAAGGACCGGCAGGCGTTGCTGGTGCGCAAGGTCTGCAAGTGCGCGGCCGCCTCCTGTGGCTGCGCATAGCCGGCATCGGCCAGCGCGCCGAGCAGTTCGTCTGGCGCGCCGCGCCGCCACGCGTGCAGTAGTCTGCGGCCACTCGCATCGCTTTCGTCGACGGCCTGCGGCGTGGCAAAAACCTGCTCGAAATGCTCGTGCACGCGGCGCATGTGCCCGGACAGTTCGGTCCGGAACGCAGGCCAATCGGTATAGCCCATCGACCAGGCCAGGCGGGCGCGGCCTGGTTCGTCGTCAGGCAGCGCATGGGTTTGCTGGTCGGCGGTCATCTGTAAACGATTCTCGACGCGGCGCAGAAACGCATAGGCGGCCTGCAACTGCGCCTCGGCCCATGCGGGAAGCAAGTCCCGCTCGACCAACCGGGCGAGTACGTCCCGGATGCCGCGCAGTTGCAGGCCGGCATCGCGTCCGCCACGGATCAGCTGGAAGGCCTGCCCGATGAACTCGACCTCGCGGATACCGCCCGGGGATAATTTAACGTCGTGGCCTTTGCCTCTGCGCGCAGCCTCCTGATTGATCAGGTCTTTCATCTCGCGCAGGGCCTGAAATACTCCGTAGTCGAGATAACGGCGATAGACGAATGGACGCAGATTCCGGAGCAGTGCTTTTCCGGCGGCGGCATCGCCCGCCACGACCCGCGCCTTGATCAAGGCGTAGCGTTCCCATTCACGGCCATGTGTCTGGTAGTAATCCTCGGTCGCCGCGCAACTCATCGCCAACGGCCCGGAATCCCCGAAAGCGCGCAGACGCAGGTCGACGCGATAGACGAAGCCGTCTGCGGTTTGTGCGGTGAGCAGTTTGATCAGGCGCTGGCCGAGCCGGATGAAGTACTGCTGCCGGTCCAGCGGCTTCGCGCCCTGCGTATCGCCGCCTGTGGCATAGGCGAAAATGAGGTCGATATCGGAGGAAAAGTTAAGTTCGCCGCCGCCGAGTTTCCCGAGTCCGAGCACGCACAAACGCACTCGCCTGCCATCCTCGTCGCAGGGGTGTCCATAGCGTTCATCCAGGGCCG
This genomic stretch from Acidihalobacter ferrooxydans harbors:
- a CDS encoding ABC transporter permease, translated to MSEDMSGNGGSTEFGGAAPAASVRYVSRGPWVTAWRKLRRDRAAMAATVLLAIIVGLCLSAPLYAKYIAKSDPFQSNLNGTFVLDGKTVSVMQPSTTGLGLGVTPIGPTWRLGPYMLGADSQGRDVAARLLYGGLNSLLIGTMSTILCLFLATLLGTFSGFFGGVVDMVVSRLLDVLWAFPIFFLAISLSIVLINKSITLGPITINSGSLWLPIFIVGIVYVPYVARPIRGQVLSLKQSEFVLAAVGLGVPAHRILLRDILPNVSTTIIVFVPLMMALCILTESALSYLSIGVQPPAASWGTIIQDGQGLLYTRPLVAVAPGVAIALTVLALNVLGDGVRDALDPRSKVRIRAS
- a CDS encoding ABC transporter permease, producing the protein MVSLVLRRLAHMAFVMFGISVIVFLIFFATPGSDPAARIAGRNASPATLAAVRASFGLDKPLPVQYAILMKKLFITRDLTSFVNRGQEVIPEVMQAAPVTLSLVTGAAIIWLAFGVLIGVLSAAVRGSIVDRVLMALGLIGISMPVYWLGEIMNLLTQSRLHDTVMFSWVPALGYHSFSRDPLTWFQGLVIPWCTLAVMYIGLYGRVLRANLVETMQEDYIRTARAKGLSETRVLLRHALRTSLITLVTLFGLDFGALVGGAAVLTEVVFDLPGLGKLTYDALQNLDLPVIMATVLYGSFFVVAANAVVDLLYALLDPRVRSDD
- a CDS encoding ABC transporter ATP-binding protein, producing the protein MTTDSAEVLLSVRDLCVSFYTEDGLVRAVDRVSFEVHSDEILGVVGESGSGKSLSVMSIVGLISDPNVVIEGSVNYKGRELIGMSQADLRPLRGREIAVIFQDPMTALTPVYTVGWQIAEQIRAHERISRRGARKRAAEMLDAVGIPQPDVMVDRYPHQLSGGMRQRAMIAMALSCQPSLLIADEPTTALDVTVQAQILELVHRLKSEFGSSVILITHDMGVVAETADRVLVMYAGRVAEYGTTRELFTAPRHPYTWGLYDSIPPLEGARPNRLASIPGSPPALTNRPEGCAFAPRCTYRFEACERLPTLTGNAAHVAACFLPPGRRRAGATQPDRKASV
- a CDS encoding S66 peptidase family protein, with protein sequence MDERTLTIAIVAPSGIPDTESLHAGAELVKSWNHQIVFGRHVFARNHYNAGTPAERVEDLIWAMTAPEVDVVWMARGGYGQAHGLPHLPFERFLDKLVIGYSDATALLAALHQSPNNSKLIHGPMVEKLATDVDEQTRDWIRGQLAGRHADALQGTSVDRAPSAPIYGTVVGGNLTVLASLLGTPWGIRPKDAILLLEDIDEPAYRIDRSITQLILSGAFENVRAVGFGEFTRCPVPDEANYTLQNILSDLLAPLDIPVVHGLQFGHGARNQPWVYGSKAKLDQTTLSFIPE
- the trpB gene encoding tryptophan synthase subunit beta, which translates into the protein MKHQYLKSQPNEEGYFGEYGGAFLPPQLVEEFKRITEAYMKLRKSHDFLNELRRIRKHYQGRPTPVYHAKRLSDAVGGAQLYFKREDLNHTGAHKLNHCMAEALLAKYMGKTKLIAETGAGQHGVALATAAAYFGLECEIHMGEVDIAKEHPNVVRMKILGAEVVPASHGLRTLKEAVDSAFESYVNQLDTALYAIGSVVEPHPFPLMVRDFQSVVGIEARDQYQEMTDGELPDYVVACVGGGSNSMGLFSGFIDDPIDLYAVEPLGKSTRLGDHAATLGYGKTGVLHGFKSLLLQDEKGEPAPVHSVASGLDYPGVGPEQAYLHGIGRIHVAGATDEETIDAFYAISQYEGIIPALESAHAIAYAMKLARKHPNDAILVNLSGRGDKDIDYVVESFGVREWTPEKLEMGD
- a CDS encoding glycosyltransferase family 2 protein, whose translation is MAREACSAVLVTLNEAARLPACLDTLRFADEILVVDSGSTDDTVAIAERYGARVIHQPWLGYGPQKHYAVEQAAHDWVLCIDADERLTPELRASIEEALTHDRAKACRLTRRNRFLGRWLRHGEGYPDYVVRLFHRAHAQWSDDDVHETVLTDETPLITLHGDLLHESETSVGAYLDKQNRYTDLQAAALFAQGKRAGVAKLLLSPLVRFIKFYVIRLGFLDGLPGLVHILIGCFNSFVKYVKLIQMHRQQTKGTPP